From one Paramormyrops kingsleyae isolate MSU_618 chromosome 1, PKINGS_0.4, whole genome shotgun sequence genomic stretch:
- the mcmdc2 gene encoding minichromosome maintenance domain-containing protein 2 isoform X4 yields the protein MAELLEMKVAAVSYLDRSGGLRRFIEDCKVLGDPQQTEAVYRFCITVNPSDVIETDARLGDWVLHDSFRATALFQSVCFLSIKTLSLIEKIDTENQFPRVCSPMRPQALEGLAIAMTRVTKYTQGARFLCTQGTCPCSTGFHHIRVHTPGATESATVRSSFTCKLCSSPLREDMKSRVLGGIPHGAFMTDKQMVEMIDARAVDILSTHPPHSLRYQSVTLFLRDELCDSMKIGKLYRVVGIPAHVHQWPHVTWSIEASSVQPWEPKSPGAVSSNFQSLLVVTSCSPWRFTAVMASMFGSPVVPPGLYSTLKLCLLLSLVQTRENEQDSPHYLDVLALSSDTLIIDRLMTYSLALASRGIRHQASGEMLATLSEDEHGAGTANIHAGAAFLATGGICLLGDLATYRKDKLEVLQSVLETRTASVFFPAKKYGEDTDQKLSFSIQCSFWALGDTGAHAKRTVKGDSIILGSMEMGSVPAQLAETFGLVVQCRHNRTLLPLTVHTLRHAITPGDPLYPASMQFTTQDYQDLLDHARSLQVELSPQAERMIHGYFAASRRLRSSTGPSPLLSAAYFRLLVSMAEAHCKLSLRTRVSVEDAVVAVLLCEASLTLKYGASALTIPPEAVFPCDLHDFESLHQRDMALDQLHQQILHFIYAYAPGAANYITEE from the exons ATGGCAGAGCTTCTGGAGATGAAGGTGGCCGCCGTGTCCTACCTGGACAGGAGCGGTGGGCTGCGACGCTTCATTGAAGACTGTAAAGTACTGGGCG ATCCCCAGCAAACGGAGGCCGTGTACCGGTTCTGTATTACCGTGAATCCCTCCGATGTAATAGAAACCGATGCCCGCCTTGGGGACTGGGTCCTGCACGATTCTTTCAGAGCCACAGCTTTGTTCCAGTCA GTGTGTTTCCTGTCAATTAAGACACTATCACTCATTGAGAAGATAGATACAGAAAATCAG TTTCCACGTGTGTGCAGTCCCATGCGTCCCCAAGCTCTGGAGGGCCTGGCCATAGCCATGACCCGGGTCACCAAATACACCCAAGGTGCCCGGTTTCTCTGCACACAGGGAACTTGCCCCTGCTCCACAG GGTTCCATCACATTCGAGTACATACCCCAGGGGCAACAGAATCTGCCACGGTGAGGAGCTCCTTCACCTGCAAGCTGTGTTCTTCGCCTCTCAGAGAGGATATGAAGTCCAGGGTGCTGGGAG GGATTCCTCATGGTGCCTTTATGACAGATAAGCAGATGGTAGAAATGATTGATGCGCGAGCTGTGGATATCCTGAGTACCCACCCTCCACACTCCCTCCGTTACCAGTCTGTGACCTTGTTCCTCAGAG ATGAACTATGTGATTCCATGAAGATTGGTAAGCTGTATCGAGTGGTGGGCATTCCAGCACATGTTCACCAGTGGCCACATGTCACTTGGAGCATAGAGGCCAGCAGTGTTCAGCCATGGGAGCCAAAAA GTCCTGGAGCTGTCAGCAGTAACTTCCAGTCCCTGTTGGTGGTCACCTCCTGCTCACCATGGAGGTTTACAGCCGTCATGGCCAGCATGTTCGGGTCACCTGTGGTTCCTCCAGGCCTCTACAGCACCCTAAAGCTTTGTTTGCTCCTGAGCCTGGTGCAAACTAGAGAGAATGAGCAGGATTCACCCCATTACTTAGACGTACTGGCTCTGAGTAGTGACACTCTCATCATAGACAG GTTGATGACCTACAGCCTGGCCCTTGCGAGTCGGGGGATACGACACCAGGCATCTGGGGAGATGTTGGCCACCCTGTCTGAAGATGAACATGGTGCTGGGACGGCCAACATTCACGCTGGTGCTGCTTTCCTGGCCACTGGGGGCATATGCCTCCTGGGAGATCTAGCAACTTACAGGAAGGATAAACTGGAGGTGCTACAGTCAG TGTTGGAGACCAGGACTGCCAGTGTGTTCTTTCCTGCAAAGAAGTATGGAGAGGATACAGATCAAAAGCTTTCCTTCTCTATCCAGTGCAGCTTCTGGGCACTGGGTGACACAGGCGCTCATGCCAAGAGGACAGTGAAGGGAGACAGTATCATTCTGGGTTCGATG GAAATGGGGTCAGTTCCTGCCCAGCTTGCAGAGACCTTTGGCCTGGTGGTTCAATGTCGCCACAATCGCACTCTGCTGCCCCTCACCGTCCACACCCTCAGGCACGCCATCACACCAGGGGACCCCCTGTATCCCGCCAGCATGCAGTTCACTACACAGGATTACCAGGAT CTCCTGGACCATGCACGCAGCCTGCAGGTGGAGCTCAGTCCCCAAGCGGAAAGGATGATCCATGGCTACTTTGCAGCAAGCCGCAGGCTGCGCTCCAGTACAGGACCAAGCCCCTTGCTCTCAGCTGCCTACTTTAGACTCCT TGTATCCATGGCAGAGGCTCACTGTAAACTGAGTCTAAGGACCAGGGTGTCAGTGGAGGATGCAGTGGTTGCAGTGCTGCTGTGTGAAGCATCACTCACCCTGAAGTATG GTGCCTCTGCACTCACCATTCCTCCTGAGGCTGTGTTCCCTTGTGACCTGCATGATTTTGAATCCTTACACCAGAGGGATATGGCCCTGGATCAGCTGCACCAGCAGATCCTACACTTCATCTACGCCTATGCGCCCGGGGCTGCAAACTACATCACCGAAGAGTAG